The nucleotide sequence AAAACCATCGAGATGGGGAGACTCGAGGGGACCTTGGAGCATCTACAACCACAGTTCACAAATGTGGGCCCCGTTACATCCGCGGATAGTGCCGGACCACCCCTCATATCTTAGCCATTGCAACTATAGTCTTCATTTCCATACTACTACACACAATGTAACATCTCATCTACGCACATATTTAAAGACTAGCGAAGTAGCTACTCGTCATCAGATATGGATGACCTCCTTGCTGGAGTCGCCCGCCTCATGGTCATTGGCGACCAGGCAAAATTCTGGTGCCTCCTCCTTGTTCTCATCCGTAAAGAGCTGCTCGCTTCATATCCACCTCATGGATTAAGCGGCGATTCGCCGCCACCTCCAGCTTGTCCTGGATGGACTCAAGGATGACATGTTGCTCCGCCGCCTTCTTGGCTTGGGCGAGCTCGAACTCCGCCAGCGCGCCCTCCATGGTGAATCCATCATATTCCGGCTCCGGATCCGCCTCGTCGTCCTCCTTCTCTTCCTCCGGCACCTCCACCTATTCCATCTCCTCATCtgacgcctccacctcctcctgctCCAGCACTGCCTCCTCATTTGGAGAGTTCGGAGGCAGGTCATCCGTAATATGAGCGGCGCATCGTGCCTGCATCTTTGCCCAGTGCTCTAGGGTTAGCATTTCGTAGTAGGTTATTTTGGTGCGGACCATGGCTACcagcggacggcgaggtcggggaggaatGAGGAGCGGACGGGAGGAAGAGAGATGAGATGGGAGTGGCTAGGGCTGAGgctcgccgtccggcttaaattgTCGGGCTTGGCTCCTCAGGCAGCGCACCGGAGCGGCGGCGTGAATGCTGACTTGTGACCTTCCAACGGAcacgtggggcccacctgtcagttaGATGTGGCGGACGCATACGGGCACCCTCGTATCTGCCTCACGTATGGGCTGGATGTGGGGGTGCCGGGTAACTCAGACGTATATGATCGATTTGAGGAGTCCGGTTGGGTGGCATTTTTGTGGTCGAACTGTCCGTCCGGATATATAAAAGGTTTGATGGTCCCTATTTTACCTAGCCATCCCTCAGCCCGGGCCTAGCCAAGCTCGACGTAGAAAACCCAGACTCGGCCTGGCCCGAGCGTTGGGCCTAGAAAACCAGGCCCAAGCCCCGCCTACACGTGTAAAAGCCCGCCGAGACTCGGGCCTTGGGCCCGGCCCCTTTAGTAAATCGCAAAAACGGCGGGCCTGGGCTCGGCCCGGCCTTTGGGCTCAAAATCTAGGTCCGGGTGCAGCgttgggccgggctgcccatggcgaGGTACAGTCcctgttgtagatgctcttattcGCCATACTGACACGAGAAAACTAATATTGAAGAACTACGTGAACCAAGTTTATACTCTATCTGCATAGCCAGAACCCAGACCGTAGCACAAGGATAAATTGAAACCCAAGTCTCCAGCGGATAGATTAACAACTTCATAAACTACGGAGTAAAAGCGCATTTGCAGTTGTGGTTAGAAGACATTGAGCATGCCTTAACCAGCCCTTATACCACAATTAAAATAAGGTCCATGCGCAGCGGCGCCTGTCATTTTTCTCCAACCCCCGAAACCGTTCCGCCAAAAAGGAAATCGGGCACATGCGGCATGGAGGGCCAATAAGAAATTATTTATCAGACACGATCAATCATCAAGTGGCGCTGTCAGAGATGATTGCACGCCCAGCTACTGTACTTATCTGGACAGTTTTCTCCAGTCGGTTGGGGCTTTTGGGGGGTGGATCGGGGTTGTTGTTTTTGCGCAATTTTGTTGTTCCCACCTGCCATTCCTAACTCACCAGACCAGACCAGATCAGATAGATCCTCTGACGCATCTCGCAGGGCGTGTCCGTCCCCTCGGACGAACCAGCTGGTCGCCGGAGCTACCTCATGGCCGGTCCAGGAGGAAGATCAAAAGGCAAGGCTATTCTAGTAAAAGTTGGAACCTGATGCTATTCTAGTGTCATTATTCAGAGATCGGTATTCAGGTGAACTGGCCAAACACTGCACCTCGTCGTCTCTTTCTGAACGAATTCAAAAGGGACACCCGGTTTTAAAAGCTCAATCGAGAAATTTTCTACTATTTCAGGGTTACGCGGTGGTAGACTTTAAAGTCTTCAAACTGATCGATGCCAAACTCTTTGGGGGAGTcgtatatggatggatggatggaggaGTTGGGAACTCGTTTCATGGCGGCTGAGGTGTTGTATAGTCTTAGCTTCCAAGCAGGCACGAGGCATGCTTGGCATGTGGGACTGAGCAATCAGGTGTGGTTGCCATTGTTGCCATCGTCACAAGATTGATTTGTTGTTGGAACAAATATTTGACACCTGCAGCAAATGTAGCTTACCAAATCCACCTCTTTGGTACGTACTAGGTCAACACAAAAAGACTCCAGCCCGAATCCATCATGGgcacatacacatacacatttcgACCAAATTCAGTCTCTTGGCATCTTTATGGTGGCCATTTGGCCAACCATTCGTAGGACAGATTGAATAGTATAAAATGTCAAGGTTGACTCCTAATCATTGAATTTCAACACCATGTTGCTTTGTCCGTAAGTTTTAGCAAGCTATGGTATGAAGCGTAGCCCGTATGCTCTCTGCCTTTGCTAGCTTCTGACAGCGGCAGATTAACCGATCAGGAAAAAGATGGTGAGCAAACTCCGCTGACCATTTGTAACATTTGAAATTAGAGATGCCTGTGAAGGACGCGTTCTTTTCTCCACATGAAAAGACCCCATGTTTTTCTCCTCTTTCCGTCGGCGTCGCCGCCGGTCCGCGTCATCTGCGATGGCCTTTGGGCTGTGGAAGTGTGGAGGACCTCGGCCCCTCGCCGGCGAGAGGGACCCCGCTCTTATTTTTGTTAGGTTCAACACGTTGGTTGAGGTTGTATGACAGGCGTCTAGGTATCGTTGGAGGGCTTGTGGAGGTGTGTTTCTGTCAGATCTTgcgggattcggtcggtgctggtTTTCAGTGGATCTGTTTGCATCCGGTCTTTATCCATTTTTGTTTGAGTGTTTACAGGTTTGATCCTTGCGATCTACAATTCTCTTCATCGGCGATGATTGTTGCTCAGGTGTGTTGATTCTGTGGGGTGTTTAGCACAGTGACTtaccgactgtctactacaacaagatttGCCCGACTCTAGCGATGGAGAGAAACTTTTACGGCGGCGCATCTTGAGCTCACTCCAGTGTTTTATGGTTGTCGCTAAGTGGTTCACGGAACTAGTTGTAATTTTTGTTTTCTCaaggtgttctttgtactaccataATTGATTATGAATAGATCAAAAGTTGAAAAAAGATGCCTATGAAGGATGAAAAATCCCTCGAACATAAAAATAAAACAATGTGGTAGATATCATTTTGCATGCATTCAATGGCCAAAGTACCCCCCACTTATTATTTAACCACTTTGTACACTATTTAGAAGTGTCTATCCATTTGTCAATTTGTGTCTAATTTGATTGTTGTGCCGCATGGGACATTGCTCACTTGCCGCATATGCTCGAACGGCATCGGTTTCGGCTGTACAGTGGGTATGCTTAAACATAAATGGGTCGCCACCGCGGGTTGGGTTGCTGCCTTGGATAGGGGAAGTGAGGCGTTTGTCAACTAACCCGTCAAGCTCCATACCACAATATTTCGTCCAAAAAAAAAATCTCTATAACATGTTGGAAACAGCTCCAAGAAAAGACATGTCTCAAGTGGCAGTTCGTCTATAGACACATTGCCCTGATAAGCGAGACCCACCAGCTGAAATTGACAAAAATGTCAAATGAGGTTTTGAGAGGGAAGAAACACCATAGTTTCGGTGGCCCTAGATCTGAATTAAAGCTCCCTAAACTAGCCTATTGAGACAGTTGCCCCTAACAAGTGACCATTAGCTTGTTTCATAATCTACCATTTTACCCATACATCAACGACATTGTCTGCTCTGACTCAATTAAAACTTGCCTCGTCGCTACCCAGTGTTTTCGTGTTCACCACGCCATCGTTGGCTCGGTATCAGAGCTCGCCTCGCTTCTATCCGATGATGTCAATCATATGAAGACTGTAGGGATGAAGGAAAAGGGGATAAAAAATTGATCGATTGCTGTGAAACGAAAAACAGCTAACCATAACCACCACAATCACAAATCACAATGGTACATTATAACGCAAACAGAGGCCGAGAAGATTTGCATAGCACAGATTGAAGATCACAGTGTCGACTTTGCGAAAAAGCTGTGAAAACGGCGCAAGGTGGACGCGCACAAGTCGAGAGAAAAGTAATCCCTATTTACCGACGGTTAATGTCATTTTTTGCGATGACTACCGACCGTTAAATGAGCAATAATGTTTCCAGACTCGACGCAGATCAAGTGAGTCGTACAACCGAACTGGATGTGACACACATCAAAAAGCACGGTGGAAAGTAAAACGCACCTTTCGTGTCATTCTCAAGTAAGTCGCTTGCTCCGTGAAACCACTGCGCATGCGCCAACCGGGGGCAGTCCAGTGGGTGCACCAAACCATCTGCAGGGTTGACATGACACGCGAGGCCTCCATCGAAGCAGGTCACTTCGATCGATGCAGCTAGCATGGCCGCCCGCGAAAAGCTTCCCCACGCAGAGAAATCACAACCTAATCCACCAACCCGCAGCTGCAGGCCAGACGACGGCAGGAACACGACGACGATCGCATTTGAACCCTGCTCTTCTGAAGTGCGAATGCTATATATACCGCCCCCTCGACGCTGCAAGTCTCATCGCCAACTCAACTCGAGCCTTCAGCCACAACAAGACCTTCTCTAGCCAGCCACCACCCCATCGCAGAGAGCGCCGACGTAGACGACGATCTCCGGTCAGCGATCGGTGGGCCGGCAATGGCGTCCTCCGGGCTCCTCCTTCTCCTCGGCTGCCTCGCGTCCGCCCTGCTCGCCGGCGCCACCAAAGTGCACCACCACGAGTTCATCGTACGTGATCCTATTCCTACCTCCCTGTCTCTCCTCCTACCAGCAATGCGGTAATGGCGTTGCTGTTTTTGGGTACGGCTTTGCTGATTGTTTGTTTTGTGACGATGAAGGTCCAGGAGACGCCGGTGAAGAGGCTGTGCGAGGAGCACAACATCATCACGGTGAACGGGCAGTTCCCGGGGCCGACGCTGGAGGTCCGGGAGGGGGACACGCTGGTGGTCAACGTCGTGAACCAGGCGCAGTACAACGTCACCATCCACTGGCACGGCATCCGGCAGTTCAGGACGGGGTGGGCGGACGGGCCCGAGTTCGTGACGCAGTGCCCCATCAAGCCCGGCGGCAGCTACAAGTACCGCTTCACCATCGAGGGCCAGGAGGGCACCCTGTGGTGGCACGCCCACAGCTCCTGGCTCCGGGCCACCGTCTACGGCGCGCTCATCATCCGGCCCCGGGAGGACAAGCCCTACCCCTTCGACAAGCCATCGCGGGAGGTGCCCATCCTCCTCGGCGAGTGGTGGAACGCCAACCCCGTCGAGGTCATCCGGGAGGCGCAGCGGACCGGCGGCGCGCCCAACGTCTCCGACGCCTTCACCGTCAACGGCCAGCCCGGCGACCTCTACAACTGCTCCCGCCAAGGTACTGCCGAGTGCTGATGATCTCGCCGGCGATGCAGCTAGCCACCGTGCGTGACACGAACATGTACACTGACGACGATGTGTGTGTCGTTCGCTTTGGCTCTTGGCAGACACCACCGCGATCTCGGTGAAGCCCGGCGAGACGGCGCTGCTGCGGTTCATCAACTCTGCGCTCAACCACGAGCTCTTCGTCTCCATCGCCAGCCACAAGATGACGGTCGTCGGCGTCGACGCCTCCTACACCAAGCCGTTCGTCACCTCCGTGCTCATGATCGCGCCGGGCCAGACCACCGACGTGCTCGTCACCATGGACCAGGCGCCCACGCGCTACTACATCGCCGCGCGCGGCTACGTCACCACGCAGGGCGTGGCGTTCGACAACACTACCACCACCGCCGTCCTCGAGTACGACTGCGGCTGCACCACCGACTTCGGCCCATCGATCCCGCCGGCGTTCCCGACCCTCCCGGCCTTCAACGACACCGGCGCCGCCAGGGCCTTCGCCGCGGGCATCAAGAGCCCGCGGAAGGTCGAGATCCCAAGCCCCGTCGACGAGAACCTCTTCTTCACCGTCGGCCTCGGGCTGTTCAACTGCGCGCCGGGGCAGCTGTGCGCCGGGCCGAACAACAACACCCGCTTCACGGCCAGCATGAACAACGTCTCCTTCGTCTTCCCCAAGGCCACCTCCCTCCTCCACGCGCACTACTACGACATGCCGGGCGTGTACACCACCGACTTCCCGGCCAACCCGCCGGTGCAGTTCGACTACACGGCGCAGAACGTCAGCCAGAGCCTGTGGCAGCCGATCCCGGCGACCAAGCTGTACAAGCTCAGGTTCGGCTCCGTGGTGCAGGTCGTCCTGCAGGACACCAGCATCGTCACGCCGGAGAACCACCCCATCCACCTCCACGGCTACGACTTCTACATCCTCGCCGAGGGCTTCGGCAACTACGACGCCGAGAAGGACGCCGCGAAGTTCAACCTCGAGAACCCACCGCAGCGGAACACCGTGGCGGTGCCCGTGAACGGCTGGGCGGTCATCCGGTTCCGCGCCGACAACCCGGGGGTGTGGCTCATGCATTGCCATCTCGACGTGCACATCACCTGGGGCCTGGCAATGGCGTTTCTGGTCGAGGACGGGTATGGCGAGTTACAGTCACTGGAGGCGCCTCCAGTTGATCTTCCAATGTGCTAATGACCGGCAAAGATACAACACCAGCAATATTGAAGGCTGCCCACGTTCTACTCTCAGTTCCTGCCATTTGGGGGTATTTGTGATCTTTATTTTGTATTTCTACTAGGGGTTTTGATTTTCCATCATGGTTTGTAACTTCCCCTGTAAATTTGCGTATTTTCAGTGATTCATCAGCTTATTATTTGAAATGAACTCTTATGTGATAGCAGTAACTACATCAAAGATCGAAATATGCTGATTTGAAAGAGAAAAAACATCATTGATTAGCCAGAACTCATATGTGGAGGATCTTTTTGTATGAAGGACAATTTCATTTGATTGATATATCGATGTGATACAATTGAACTGAGCAATGCCCGGCCAGCTTCTGCATATCACACTGACAACTTGTTCAACACAATAACAAAAAAAAAAGATTATTTTACAACAACAAAAAAAGCCAACCAAAGATGAGGTAGATTATATCCGAAGAGTATTACCGTCATCCATGATGGGAGAAAAACTTTCTGACCCTATGCTCCAGCCAGGTTGACGTTATCATAAAAACGTCGATATCCTCTGGCCTCCATAGGATAGACCCAAATGTTTTCAGTTTTCTTGTCAGTAATGACAGGACATGACGAGACGTGGGCTGACGACGCCTCGATAATTAGAGAGCAAAGCTCGAGATGACGTACCCCGAAACTATAAAGTCACGTTATCCTAGGCATGTGGATCTCAAGGTGTAGCACTCCGAAACAATGAAGAACATGCAGATGGGCATACAACCTCATGCCATAAAGGCCTCGGGATAAATGGAGCACATTGGGAGAAGCTCGAGCCCTAGGAGCTCCCTGCTGGTCATTCCGAACTCATAAAGGTGTTGTCCCACAAGCCGTGCACTTGGTAGGCCCGAAAACCCCTTGACGTTGGGCTCATGAAGACACGCCACGGTCGTTGAGGAGCCCGCCTGCGTTTTCATTCCTGAAGATGACAAGATT is from Triticum aestivum cultivar Chinese Spring chromosome 3A, IWGSC CS RefSeq v2.1, whole genome shotgun sequence and encodes:
- the LOC123062470 gene encoding laccase-3; its protein translation is MASSGLLLLLGCLASALLAGATKVHHHEFIVQETPVKRLCEEHNIITVNGQFPGPTLEVREGDTLVVNVVNQAQYNVTIHWHGIRQFRTGWADGPEFVTQCPIKPGGSYKYRFTIEGQEGTLWWHAHSSWLRATVYGALIIRPREDKPYPFDKPSREVPILLGEWWNANPVEVIREAQRTGGAPNVSDAFTVNGQPGDLYNCSRQDTTAISVKPGETALLRFINSALNHELFVSIASHKMTVVGVDASYTKPFVTSVLMIAPGQTTDVLVTMDQAPTRYYIAARGYVTTQGVAFDNTTTTAVLEYDCGCTTDFGPSIPPAFPTLPAFNDTGAARAFAAGIKSPRKVEIPSPVDENLFFTVGLGLFNCAPGQLCAGPNNNTRFTASMNNVSFVFPKATSLLHAHYYDMPGVYTTDFPANPPVQFDYTAQNVSQSLWQPIPATKLYKLRFGSVVQVVLQDTSIVTPENHPIHLHGYDFYILAEGFGNYDAEKDAAKFNLENPPQRNTVAVPVNGWAVIRFRADNPGVWLMHCHLDVHITWGLAMAFLVEDGYGELQSLEAPPVDLPMC